In Nocardioides conyzicola, one genomic interval encodes:
- a CDS encoding MoxR family ATPase, whose protein sequence is MPQPSSWFSSPDDAATRLAEVGYLADPTTATTAYLAGALEKPLLVEGPAGVGKTELAKAVAKVTNAELVRLQCYEGLDEARALYEWNYKKQLLRIQSSQGSDQEWSATHDDIFTDEFLLTRPLLTAIRREEPTVLLIDEVDKTDVEVEGLLLEVLSDFQVTIPELGTVSAVRRPFVVLTSNATRELSEAVKRRCLYLHLDYPDAEREREIVTSQVPDLEERVAVRLVETISRLRELELKKAPSIAESVDWARTLVALEIRELDEKAIADTLGVVLKHASDQTKAVKELRLRA, encoded by the coding sequence ATGCCGCAGCCGAGCTCCTGGTTCTCCTCACCCGACGACGCCGCCACCCGGCTGGCCGAGGTCGGCTATCTCGCCGACCCGACGACCGCCACGACGGCGTACCTCGCCGGTGCGCTCGAGAAGCCGCTGCTCGTCGAGGGCCCCGCCGGCGTCGGCAAGACCGAGCTGGCCAAGGCGGTCGCGAAGGTCACGAACGCCGAGCTCGTCCGGCTCCAGTGCTACGAGGGCCTCGACGAGGCACGGGCGCTCTACGAGTGGAACTACAAGAAGCAGCTGCTCCGGATCCAGTCCTCCCAGGGCTCCGACCAGGAGTGGTCGGCGACCCACGACGATATTTTCACCGACGAGTTCCTGCTGACCCGGCCGCTGCTGACCGCGATCCGGCGCGAGGAGCCGACGGTGCTGCTCATCGACGAGGTCGACAAGACCGACGTCGAGGTCGAGGGGCTGCTGCTGGAGGTGCTGTCCGACTTCCAGGTCACGATCCCGGAGCTGGGCACGGTCTCCGCCGTACGCCGTCCCTTCGTGGTGCTGACGTCCAACGCGACCCGCGAGCTGTCCGAGGCCGTCAAGCGGCGCTGCCTCTACCTGCACCTCGACTACCCGGACGCCGAGCGCGAGCGCGAGATCGTCACCTCGCAGGTGCCGGACCTCGAGGAGCGGGTCGCCGTACGCCTCGTCGAGACGATCTCGCGGCTGCGCGAGCTGGAGCTCAAGAAGGCGCCGTCGATCGCCGAGTCGGTCGACTGGGCGCGCACCCTGGTGGCGCTGGAGATCCGCGAGCTCGACGAGAAGGCGATCGCGGACACGCTCGGGGTCGTGCTCAAGCACGCGTCCGACCAGACGAAGGCCGTGAAGGAGCTCCGACTCCGCGCATGA
- a CDS encoding TIGR03086 family metal-binding protein, whose translation MDLIDFGAATRALAAVVADIRDDQLADPTPCPDYSVADLLDHVAGLTLAFTLSAHKEPLPDGGQPSVDGVQLPPAWREDIPAALDRLAAAWSEPSAYDGLTMAGPIEMPAEMVALVALDEVVVHGWDLARATGQPYAPDETAVLASLGFASGFEPPPEAGTGPFGPPVPVPADAPALDRLAGATGRDPGWAPRPAT comes from the coding sequence ATGGACCTCATCGACTTCGGAGCCGCCACCCGGGCGCTGGCCGCGGTCGTCGCGGACATCCGCGACGACCAGCTGGCCGACCCGACCCCGTGCCCGGACTACTCGGTCGCCGACCTGCTCGACCACGTCGCCGGCCTGACCCTGGCCTTCACGCTCTCCGCGCACAAGGAGCCCCTCCCGGACGGGGGACAGCCCTCCGTCGACGGTGTGCAGCTCCCACCCGCCTGGCGCGAGGACATCCCGGCCGCTCTCGACCGGCTGGCGGCAGCGTGGTCCGAGCCCTCGGCGTACGACGGCCTGACGATGGCCGGACCCATCGAGATGCCCGCGGAGATGGTGGCCCTGGTCGCCCTCGACGAGGTGGTCGTGCACGGCTGGGACCTGGCCCGCGCCACCGGCCAGCCCTACGCCCCGGACGAGACAGCCGTGCTCGCCTCGCTGGGCTTCGCGTCCGGGTTCGAGCCCCCGCCCGAGGCCGGCACCGGCCCCTTCGGCCCGCCCGTGCCGGTGCCCGCCGACGCCCCGGCTCTCGACCGGCTCGCCGGCGCCACCGGGCGCGATCCGGGCTGGGCGCCCCGGCCGGCGACCTGA
- a CDS encoding Ig-like domain-containing protein, with protein MRSPLRALRHAAVVSTSAGLVVSGLLFTAPTATADPGLASGPDWSISAVPAGLQVTLELDDPLPMVDDAPTLLVDGVSYGVATESADGTTLSVITSDRSVLGADDVELGWSSGSASQSTPTDSPVTAKAPKPLKAMSRSAAKALLDDPSAAGTYSYTEDDYDFGDAAIPMAGIGGIRGEMTGRVYLPTTGGARPTVILLHGRHSSCSGGSWPCAAGRFEIPSYKGYDALGQNLATHGYAVVSISANAINANDAGLTLDNGALARGQLVIDSLKMLKQANAGEPVSYHDAALNQDLTLDQALASTTADASGSVPTGTLTAADLVGRFDLSDVGLMGHSRGGEGVVSAVTLNQALAEPFGIKSVLPLAPVDFGRMTVKDIPMLVMLPYCDGDVSNQQGQHFSDDSRYAFGDSVLRSTVWVMGADHNFFNTTWTPGAYPYATSDDWSPTGTSTKSDTVCSTAVAGNQRLSAADQYATGAAVMAAWFRLTLGGENALLPMFDGTTKPTLPSVPAADLRTIATAPAGARADINRFVTDGPAVTAIGSSTVGVCASAAGRTLPQSLPACATASTVRSTSAMPHWTPANFAPNVPASPMTRYTWTATSGTSASRITVRVPAAARNASAYQALTFNTAPDEAVVTGTDLTITVVDSAGATWSTLASAVNPLAVNRMPISGSTTLNKIVLQQVSIPVSSMTGINTADIREVRFAGANGADATATGGVYLTDLAFTNSSIGTPVVVGSSPTINVDPTSVEEGDTADTKSIAVYLTKPVDKTVSGYLTVIGSTASTGKAGLVGAKVTFAPGQTCQAVTVPTYGDITAPGTLLTNFKAAVSNPQGVITGSNAFNNLTVRDDDRGSGATPVTLAPAVGAQGDVCAEYAAKSVVGELATTDAEPAPGDKVTLTGTGFRSGESVAFTSGGSTLGSVIADASGTATFVEELAKDAVLGAFPVKAVGAGSGRTEKVDLSVLAPTETSLALSPETPGIKDPVTLTATVSGADTNGTVEFFDGETSLGSADVVEGVASLEVPAGFLAGPHSLTAVFGKTATADSSTSQLIAFTLTKGATTTMLQLSAPSTTYGTGATGTVTVEGADSGSVTVAYGDTEKELTLDESGVATFALPADLAVGSYTVTAAYAGTDELAAGEPATATYEVTKIPTSTSVQLSASSTKYGTGATGTVTVSGADAGTVTVAYDGTSTEVALSDAGVATFALPADLAVGSHPVTATYSGTATLAAGSPVSATYSVTKASTKTTATAPKSVVSGKKVTVKVTVKGVAGVAKPGGKVKVAYGSHQLTGTLSGAGTVSVPVKLTGKGATKIKVTYGGDSKYLTSTDTVTVKVVKK; from the coding sequence ATGCGTTCACCCCTGCGCGCACTACGGCACGCTGCCGTGGTGTCGACGTCGGCCGGACTCGTCGTCAGTGGACTGCTGTTCACGGCGCCGACCGCGACGGCCGATCCCGGACTCGCGTCCGGACCGGACTGGAGCATCTCGGCCGTGCCGGCCGGCCTCCAGGTCACGCTCGAGCTCGACGACCCGCTGCCGATGGTCGACGACGCCCCCACCCTCCTGGTGGACGGCGTGAGCTACGGCGTGGCCACCGAGTCGGCGGACGGCACCACGCTGTCCGTGATCACCAGCGACCGCTCGGTCCTCGGCGCCGACGACGTCGAGCTCGGGTGGTCCAGCGGCAGTGCGTCGCAGTCGACCCCGACCGACTCGCCGGTGACGGCCAAGGCGCCCAAGCCGCTCAAGGCGATGTCCCGCTCGGCCGCGAAGGCGCTGCTCGACGACCCGTCGGCGGCCGGCACCTACAGCTACACCGAGGACGACTACGACTTCGGCGACGCGGCGATCCCGATGGCCGGCATCGGCGGCATCCGCGGCGAGATGACGGGCCGCGTCTACCTGCCCACCACCGGTGGCGCCCGCCCGACCGTGATCCTCCTGCACGGACGGCACAGCTCCTGCAGCGGCGGCAGCTGGCCGTGCGCCGCGGGCCGCTTCGAGATCCCGAGCTACAAGGGGTACGACGCGCTGGGCCAGAACCTCGCGACGCACGGGTACGCCGTCGTCTCGATCTCGGCCAACGCGATCAACGCCAACGACGCGGGCCTGACCCTCGACAACGGTGCGCTCGCGCGCGGCCAGCTCGTCATCGACAGCCTCAAGATGCTCAAGCAGGCCAACGCCGGCGAGCCGGTCAGCTACCACGACGCCGCGCTCAACCAGGACCTCACCCTGGACCAGGCGCTCGCCTCGACGACGGCCGACGCCTCCGGCTCGGTCCCGACCGGGACGCTCACCGCCGCCGACCTCGTCGGCAGGTTCGACCTCTCCGACGTCGGCTTGATGGGCCACTCGCGCGGTGGTGAGGGCGTCGTCTCCGCCGTCACCCTCAACCAGGCGCTCGCCGAGCCCTTCGGCATCAAGTCGGTGCTGCCCCTCGCCCCGGTCGACTTCGGCCGGATGACGGTCAAGGACATCCCGATGCTGGTGATGCTGCCCTACTGCGACGGCGACGTCTCCAACCAGCAGGGCCAGCACTTCTCCGACGACTCCCGCTACGCGTTCGGCGACAGCGTGCTCCGGTCGACGGTGTGGGTCATGGGTGCCGACCACAACTTCTTCAACACGACCTGGACCCCGGGCGCCTACCCGTACGCCACGAGCGACGACTGGAGCCCGACCGGCACGTCCACCAAGAGCGACACCGTGTGCAGCACGGCGGTCGCCGGCAACCAGCGGCTCAGCGCCGCCGACCAGTACGCGACCGGCGCGGCCGTGATGGCGGCCTGGTTCCGGCTCACCCTGGGCGGCGAGAACGCGCTCCTGCCGATGTTCGACGGCACCACCAAGCCGACCCTGCCGTCGGTCCCGGCCGCCGACCTGCGCACGATCGCCACGGCTCCGGCCGGTGCCCGCGCGGACATCAACCGGTTCGTGACCGACGGCCCGGCCGTCACCGCGATCGGCTCGTCCACCGTGGGGGTCTGCGCCAGCGCCGCTGGTCGCACGCTCCCGCAGTCGCTGCCCGCGTGTGCCACGGCGAGCACGGTGCGGTCGACCAGCGCGATGCCGCACTGGACGCCCGCGAACTTCGCGCCGAACGTCCCGGCCTCCCCGATGACGCGCTACACCTGGACCGCGACCTCCGGCACCAGCGCCAGCCGGATCACGGTCCGCGTCCCGGCCGCGGCGCGCAACGCCTCGGCGTACCAGGCGCTGACCTTCAACACCGCCCCCGACGAGGCGGTGGTGACCGGCACCGACCTGACGATCACCGTCGTCGACTCCGCGGGAGCGACCTGGTCGACGCTGGCGTCGGCGGTCAACCCGCTCGCCGTCAACCGGATGCCGATCAGCGGCTCGACCACCCTCAACAAGATCGTGCTCCAGCAGGTCTCGATCCCGGTGTCGAGCATGACGGGCATCAACACCGCCGACATCCGTGAGGTGCGCTTCGCGGGTGCCAACGGGGCCGACGCCACCGCCACCGGCGGTGTCTACCTGACCGACCTCGCCTTCACGAACTCCAGCATCGGGACCCCGGTCGTCGTCGGCTCCTCGCCGACCATCAACGTCGATCCCACCTCGGTGGAGGAGGGAGACACTGCCGACACCAAGAGCATCGCGGTCTACCTCACCAAGCCGGTCGACAAGACGGTCTCGGGTTACCTGACCGTCATCGGGTCGACCGCCAGCACTGGCAAGGCTGGACTGGTGGGGGCGAAGGTGACCTTCGCACCCGGCCAGACCTGCCAGGCCGTGACGGTGCCGACGTACGGGGACATCACCGCCCCCGGGACCCTGCTGACCAACTTCAAGGCGGCCGTCAGCAACCCGCAGGGCGTCATCACCGGCAGCAACGCCTTCAACAACCTGACGGTCCGGGACGACGACCGCGGCAGCGGAGCCACGCCAGTCACGCTTGCCCCGGCCGTCGGCGCCCAGGGTGACGTGTGCGCCGAGTACGCCGCCAAGTCGGTCGTCGGGGAGCTCGCCACCACCGACGCCGAGCCGGCGCCGGGCGACAAGGTCACGCTGACCGGCACCGGCTTCCGCAGCGGTGAGTCGGTCGCCTTCACCTCGGGCGGCAGCACCCTCGGGTCGGTCATCGCGGACGCGTCGGGCACCGCCACCTTCGTGGAGGAGCTCGCCAAGGACGCCGTCCTGGGTGCGTTCCCGGTGAAGGCCGTCGGTGCCGGCTCCGGCCGGACCGAGAAGGTCGACCTGTCCGTGCTGGCTCCGACCGAGACCAGCCTGGCTCTGAGCCCGGAAACCCCGGGGATCAAGGACCCGGTGACCCTCACGGCCACCGTGTCGGGCGCGGACACCAACGGCACGGTCGAGTTCTTCGACGGCGAGACCTCCCTCGGGAGCGCCGACGTCGTCGAGGGCGTGGCCTCGCTCGAGGTGCCGGCCGGCTTCCTCGCCGGACCGCACAGCCTGACCGCGGTCTTCGGCAAGACCGCCACGGCCGACTCCTCGACGTCGCAGCTGATCGCGTTCACCCTCACCAAGGGTGCGACGACGACGATGCTCCAGCTGTCGGCCCCGAGCACGACGTACGGGACCGGTGCCACCGGCACCGTGACCGTCGAGGGTGCCGACTCCGGCTCGGTGACGGTGGCGTACGGCGACACCGAGAAGGAGCTCACGCTCGACGAGTCCGGAGTGGCGACGTTCGCGCTGCCGGCCGACCTGGCCGTGGGCAGCTACACGGTGACGGCGGCGTACGCCGGCACCGACGAGCTCGCCGCCGGGGAGCCTGCCACGGCGACGTACGAGGTCACCAAGATCCCGACCTCGACGTCGGTGCAGCTGTCCGCCTCCAGCACGAAGTACGGCACCGGAGCCACCGGCACCGTGACCGTCAGCGGTGCGGATGCGGGCACGGTCACGGTGGCCTATGACGGGACCTCCACCGAGGTCGCGCTCAGCGACGCCGGTGTGGCGACCTTCGCGCTGCCGGCCGACCTGGCCGTCGGCAGCCACCCGGTGACGGCGACCTACTCCGGCACCGCCACCCTCGCCGCCGGCAGCCCGGTCTCGGCGACCTACTCGGTCACCAAGGCCTCGACGAAGACGACGGCCACCGCGCCGAAGTCGGTCGTGTCGGGCAAGAAGGTCACCGTCAAGGTGACCGTCAAGGGGGTCGCCGGTGTGGCGAAGCCCGGAGGCAAGGTCAAGGTGGCGTACGGCAGCCACCAGCTGACCGGCACCCTGTCGGGCGCCGGCACCGTGTCGGTGCCGGTGAAGCTGACCGGCAAGGGCGCCACCAAGATCAAGGTGACCTACGGAGGTGACAGCAAGTACCTGACCAGCACGGACACCGTGACGGTCAAGGTCGTCAAGAAGTAG
- a CDS encoding vWA domain-containing protein, whose amino-acid sequence MTSGLVERHISFLEALRAAGLSVSLAEDLDAVAALQALPWDDRSVVRAGYAATLVKKQTQRPTFDALFDVYFPRMVGDGVAGGRDDDAADSGVRDNAEALAAFRDELADALADGDQQVMLELAAEMIARFGAMPGRGPGLSSWSAYTAMQRVAPSELVDRIVQALMGEGRLDDEARREAGRRMGGFTAMVEADARRRIAEEKGPEHVANVAIKPSIDRLDFTAARRSDLEQMRREIYPLARRLATRLTQEHHAKRRGPLDFRRTVRASMSTGGVPLTTHHKPKRPHRTELVVLCDVSGSVANFAQFTLLLVYALRDQFEKVRAFTFIDHVHEVTEHFVPGADPADVLTDLAASTAHAALWGRTNYGRALVKFEENHADALGPKSSLLILGDARSNYSDLHLDVLKRLAGQARHAWWLNPEHRRHWDTGDSAATRYGEVVPMVECRNLTQLQEFVHDIL is encoded by the coding sequence ATGACGTCAGGACTGGTCGAGAGGCACATCTCCTTCCTGGAGGCGCTGCGCGCCGCCGGGCTGTCGGTGTCGCTCGCCGAGGACCTGGACGCGGTCGCGGCGCTGCAGGCGCTGCCGTGGGACGACCGGTCCGTGGTGCGGGCGGGGTACGCCGCCACGCTGGTCAAGAAGCAGACCCAGCGGCCCACGTTCGACGCGCTCTTCGACGTCTACTTCCCCCGGATGGTGGGCGACGGGGTCGCGGGTGGACGCGACGACGACGCCGCCGACAGCGGGGTGCGCGACAACGCCGAGGCGCTGGCGGCCTTCCGCGACGAGCTCGCCGACGCCCTCGCCGATGGCGACCAGCAGGTGATGCTGGAGCTGGCGGCCGAGATGATCGCCCGGTTCGGCGCGATGCCCGGCCGCGGACCGGGGCTGTCGTCGTGGTCGGCGTACACCGCCATGCAGCGGGTGGCGCCGTCCGAGCTGGTCGACCGGATCGTGCAGGCGCTGATGGGGGAGGGCCGCCTGGACGACGAGGCCCGGCGCGAGGCCGGCCGGCGGATGGGCGGCTTCACCGCGATGGTCGAGGCCGACGCCCGGCGCCGGATCGCGGAGGAGAAGGGGCCCGAGCACGTCGCCAACGTCGCGATCAAGCCCTCGATCGACCGGCTCGACTTCACCGCCGCCCGCCGCTCGGACCTCGAGCAGATGCGGCGCGAGATCTACCCGCTGGCCCGCCGGCTCGCGACCCGGCTCACCCAGGAGCACCACGCCAAGCGCCGCGGCCCGCTGGACTTCCGGCGTACGGTCCGGGCCTCGATGTCCACCGGCGGCGTCCCTCTGACCACCCACCACAAGCCCAAGCGGCCGCACCGCACCGAGCTCGTGGTGCTCTGCGACGTCAGCGGGTCGGTGGCCAACTTCGCACAGTTCACGCTGCTGCTGGTCTACGCGCTGCGCGACCAGTTCGAGAAGGTCCGCGCGTTCACCTTCATCGACCACGTGCACGAGGTGACCGAGCACTTCGTGCCCGGCGCCGACCCCGCCGACGTCCTGACCGACCTCGCCGCCAGCACGGCCCACGCCGCGCTGTGGGGCCGCACCAACTACGGCCGGGCGCTGGTGAAGTTCGAGGAGAACCACGCCGACGCCCTCGGCCCCAAGTCGTCGCTGCTGATCCTCGGTGACGCGCGCTCCAACTACAGCGACCTCCATCTCGACGTGCTGAAGCGGCTCGCCGGCCAGGCCCGGCACGCCTGGTGGCTCAACCCCGAGCACCGACGGCACTGGGACACCGGCGACTCCGCCGCGACCAGGTACGGCGAGGTCGTGCCGATGGTGGAGTGCCGCAACCTGACCCAGCTCCAGGAGTTCGTGCACGACATCCTCTAG
- a CDS encoding gamma carbonic anhydrase family protein, protein MPIYEFEGKRPSVHPDAFIAPTATLIGDVTVGKGASVWYGAVLRADICTIVIGEGANIQDNSVLHAAPGTSLVVGANSTIGHGCVVHCAEVGEQALIGNGSTLLDGAKIGARTLVAAGSVVTPGTEIPGGMVAAGIPAKPTKPIEGTSSEFWIEQNPPYYQELAQRHRAGAPEVVE, encoded by the coding sequence ATGCCGATCTACGAGTTCGAGGGCAAACGCCCCTCCGTCCACCCCGACGCCTTCATCGCCCCGACCGCCACGCTGATCGGCGACGTGACCGTCGGGAAGGGCGCGAGCGTCTGGTACGGCGCCGTGCTCCGCGCCGACATCTGCACGATCGTGATCGGCGAGGGCGCCAACATCCAGGACAACTCGGTGCTGCACGCGGCTCCCGGCACCAGCCTGGTCGTCGGCGCCAACTCCACCATCGGCCACGGCTGCGTCGTCCACTGCGCCGAGGTCGGCGAGCAGGCCCTGATCGGCAACGGCTCGACGCTGCTCGACGGTGCGAAGATCGGCGCCCGCACGCTCGTCGCGGCCGGCTCGGTGGTCACGCCCGGCACCGAGATCCCGGGCGGTATGGTCGCCGCCGGCATCCCGGCCAAGCCCACGAAGCCGATCGAGGGCACGTCGTCGGAGTTCTGGATCGAGCAGAACCCGCCGTACTACCAAGAGCTCGCGCAGCGCCACCGCGCAGGCGCTCCCGAGGTCGTCGAGTGA
- a CDS encoding crotonase/enoyl-CoA hydratase family protein yields MSVRVEVDGAVTTVVVDRPDARNAVDGPTAAALVEAFRAFDADDGQSVAVLYGEGGTFCAGADLKAIGTERGNQVTPDGDGPMGPTRMRLSKPVIAAIDGYAVAGGLELALWCDLRVAGGDAVLGVFCRRWGVPLIDGGTVRLPRLIGTSRAMDLILTGRPVDAWEAERMGLVNRVVPTGHARAEAEALARTLAALPQACLRNDRLSVLEQEGLTEEEALAAEYRHGLASLEAGALDGAARFASGEGRHGVS; encoded by the coding sequence GTGAGCGTCCGGGTCGAGGTCGACGGAGCGGTCACCACCGTCGTCGTGGACCGCCCCGATGCCCGCAACGCGGTCGACGGCCCGACTGCTGCGGCGCTCGTGGAGGCGTTCCGGGCCTTCGACGCGGACGACGGCCAGAGCGTCGCGGTCCTGTACGGCGAGGGCGGCACGTTCTGCGCCGGCGCCGACCTCAAGGCGATCGGCACCGAGCGCGGCAACCAGGTCACCCCGGACGGCGACGGGCCGATGGGACCGACCCGGATGCGGCTGTCCAAGCCGGTGATCGCCGCGATCGACGGGTACGCCGTGGCCGGCGGGCTCGAGCTCGCCCTCTGGTGCGACCTGCGCGTGGCCGGCGGCGATGCCGTCCTCGGCGTCTTCTGCCGGCGCTGGGGCGTCCCCCTCATCGACGGTGGCACCGTGCGCCTGCCGCGGCTGATCGGCACCAGCCGGGCGATGGACCTGATCCTCACCGGCCGCCCGGTCGACGCCTGGGAGGCCGAGCGGATGGGCCTGGTCAACCGGGTCGTCCCCACCGGCCACGCCCGGGCCGAGGCCGAGGCGCTGGCGCGGACGCTGGCGGCCCTGCCGCAGGCCTGCCTGCGCAACGACCGGCTCTCGGTCCTCGAGCAGGAGGGGCTCACCGAGGAGGAGGCCCTGGCGGCGGAGTACCGCCACGGGCTCGCCTCCCTCGAGGCCGGCGCGCTCGACGGCGCCGCGCGCTTCGCGTCTGGCGAGGGCCGGCACGGGGTGTCCTAG